From Streptomyces cyaneogriseus subsp. noncyanogenus, the proteins below share one genomic window:
- a CDS encoding class I SAM-dependent methyltransferase: MSDDHTHVQEFFTARAADWDSRFPDDGPAYAAAVAEIGLRPGDRVLDAGCGTGRALPPLRAAVGPAGVVLGADLTPAMLDAAIRAGRDRDGRLLLADVAALPLRSRSLDAVFGAGLVAHLPRPAENLRELARVVRPGGVLALFHPIGRAALAARQGRRITPDDLRAEPRLRPLLAGAGWRMTSYVDEDARFLALAVREE; encoded by the coding sequence ATGAGCGACGACCACACGCACGTCCAGGAGTTCTTCACCGCCCGCGCCGCCGACTGGGACAGCCGGTTCCCCGACGACGGCCCCGCCTACGCGGCCGCGGTGGCCGAGATCGGCCTGCGCCCGGGGGACCGCGTACTCGACGCGGGCTGCGGCACCGGACGGGCCCTGCCGCCGCTGCGGGCCGCGGTGGGACCCGCGGGCGTGGTGCTCGGGGCCGATCTGACGCCGGCCATGCTGGACGCCGCGATACGGGCCGGGCGGGACCGGGACGGGCGGCTGCTGCTGGCCGATGTCGCCGCGCTGCCGCTGCGCTCACGCTCGCTCGACGCGGTGTTCGGGGCGGGTCTGGTCGCGCATCTGCCCCGTCCGGCGGAGAACCTGCGGGAGTTGGCGCGTGTGGTGCGCCCCGGCGGCGTACTGGCCCTGTTCCATCCCATCGGCAGGGCCGCCCTCGCGGCGCGGCAGGGCCGCCGCATCACGCCGGACGACCTGCGCGCCGAGCCGCGTCTGCGGCCCCTGCTGGCCGGTGCGGGATGGCGTATGACGTCGTACGTCGACGAGGACGCGCGGTTCCTGGCGCTGGCCGTCCGCGAGGAGTGA
- a CDS encoding oxygenase MpaB family protein, whose protein sequence is MKRYERLAQIRRMDPYRDASEIYRLMSAYEFPWDVTRALELALYRTYAVPGIGRLLAETAELTDRSQKRYDDTALLLDAVVEHGFASEQGRTAIRRINQMHRGYDIGNDDMRYVLCTFVVTPKRWIDAYGWRRLSRHEIIASAVHYSTLGRHMGIKDIPESYEEFESCLDAYEEAHFGWDAGARRVADATLDLMTSWYPRPLAPLLRTGIFALLDDSLLDAFRYTPPSPATRTWVRRAVRLRGRAVRLMPPRRGPHYARQNWEIKSYPGGYRLEDLGTRPVPGLRGCPVRHVGGPAAE, encoded by the coding sequence GTGAAACGCTACGAACGGCTGGCACAGATCCGGCGGATGGACCCCTACCGGGACGCGTCGGAGATCTACCGCCTCATGTCGGCCTACGAGTTCCCCTGGGACGTCACCCGCGCCCTGGAACTGGCCCTGTACCGCACCTACGCCGTGCCCGGCATCGGCCGGCTGCTCGCCGAGACGGCCGAGCTCACCGACCGCTCGCAGAAGCGGTACGACGACACGGCCCTGCTCCTCGACGCCGTCGTCGAGCACGGATTCGCCAGCGAGCAGGGCCGCACGGCGATCCGCCGCATCAACCAGATGCACCGCGGCTACGACATCGGCAACGACGACATGCGCTACGTCCTGTGCACCTTCGTCGTGACGCCCAAGCGGTGGATCGACGCCTACGGATGGCGCAGGCTGTCCCGCCACGAGATCATCGCCAGCGCCGTCCACTACAGCACGCTGGGGCGGCACATGGGGATCAAGGACATCCCCGAGTCCTACGAGGAGTTCGAGTCCTGCCTCGACGCCTATGAGGAGGCCCACTTCGGCTGGGACGCGGGCGCGCGCCGCGTCGCCGACGCCACACTGGACCTGATGACCTCCTGGTACCCGCGCCCGCTCGCCCCCCTGCTGCGCACCGGGATCTTCGCCCTGCTGGACGACTCCCTCCTGGACGCCTTCCGCTACACCCCGCCGAGCCCCGCGACGCGCACATGGGTGCGCCGCGCGGTACGGCTGCGGGGCCGCGCGGTGCGCTTGATGCCGCCGCGGCGCGGTCCGCACTACGCCCGGCAGAACTGGGAGATCAAGAGCTATCCCGGTGGCTACCGGCTGGAGGACCTGGGCACGCGTCCGGTGCCGGGCCTGCGGGGCTGCCCCGTGCGCCACGTCGGAGGGCCGGCCGCCGAGTGA